A window of the Eubalaena glacialis isolate mEubGla1 chromosome 9, mEubGla1.1.hap2.+ XY, whole genome shotgun sequence genome harbors these coding sequences:
- the CDC37L1 gene encoding hsp90 co-chaperone Cdc37-like 1 isoform X1, translating to MEQPWPPPGPWSLPRAEGEAEEESDLDVSPGSPRYPQLPGGGTQMYSHGIEMACQKQKEFVKSSVACKWNLAEAQQKLGSLALHNSESLDQEHAKAQTAVSELRQREEEWRQKEEALVQRERMCLWNMDAISKDVFNKSFINQDKREETEDEDKSKSFMQKHEQKIRHFGMLSRWDDSQRFLSDHPYLVCEETAKYLILWCFHLEAEQKGALMEQIAHQAVVMQFIMEMAKNCNVDPRGCFRLFFQKAKAEEEGYFEAFKNELEAFKSRVRLYSQSPSFQPMTVQNNVPHSGVGSIGLLESLPQNPDYLQYSINTALCSLNSVVHKDDDEPKMMDTV from the exons ATGGAGCAGCCGTGGCCGCCGCCAGGACCTTGGAGCCTCCCTCGGGCAGAAGGTGAGGCTGAGGAAGAGAGTGACTTGGACGTGTCCCCCGGTTCTCCTCGCTACCCGCAGCTGCCGGGAGGCGGCACCCAG atGTATAGCCATGGAATTGAAATGGCTTGCCAAAAGCAGAAAGAGTTTGTGAAGAGCTCTGTGGCGTGCAAATGGAATCTCGCTGAAGCTCAGCAGAAACTTGGTAGCTTAGCACTGCATAACTCTGAGTCCTTGGATCAGGAACATGCCAAAGCACAAACAGCAGTATCAGAACTGAGGCAACGGGAAGAAGAATGGCGGCAGAAAGAAGAGGCTCTAGTACAAAGAGAGAGAATGTGTCTGTGGAACATGGATGCCATTAGCAAGGATGTTTTTAATAAG agttTTATTAATCAagataaaagagaagaaacagaagatgaAGATAAATCAAAATCATTTATGCAGAAACATGAGCAGAAAATCAGACATTTTG gTATGTTAAGTCGATGGGATGATAGTCAGAGATTTTTGTCTGACCATCCATACCTTGTATGTGAAGAAACTGctaaatatcttattttatggTGTTTTCATCTAGAAGCTGAACAG AAAGGGGCTCTGATGGAACAAATAGCACATCAAGCAGTTGTAATGCAGTTTATTATGGAAATGGCCAAAAACTGTAATGTGGATCCAAGAGGATGTTTTCGCTTATTTTTCCAGAAAGCCAAA GCAGAGGAAGAAGGTTATTTTGAAGCATTCAAAAATGAACTTGAAGCTTTCAAGTCAAGAGTAAGACTTTATTCTCAATCACCAAGTTTCCAACCTATGACAGTTCAGAATAATGTTCCCCATTCTGGTGTTGGATCTATAGGTTTATTAGAATCCTTACCACAG aatccAGATTATCTTCAGTATTCTATCAATACAGCTCTCTGCAGTTTAAACTCAGTGGTACATAAAGATGATGATGAACCCAAAATGATGGACACTGTATAA
- the CDC37L1 gene encoding hsp90 co-chaperone Cdc37-like 1 isoform X2: MEQPWPPPGPWSLPRAEGEAEEESDLDVSPGSPRYPQLPGGGTQSFINQDKREETEDEDKSKSFMQKHEQKIRHFGMLSRWDDSQRFLSDHPYLVCEETAKYLILWCFHLEAEQKGALMEQIAHQAVVMQFIMEMAKNCNVDPRGCFRLFFQKAKAEEEGYFEAFKNELEAFKSRVRLYSQSPSFQPMTVQNNVPHSGVGSIGLLESLPQNPDYLQYSINTALCSLNSVVHKDDDEPKMMDTV, translated from the exons ATGGAGCAGCCGTGGCCGCCGCCAGGACCTTGGAGCCTCCCTCGGGCAGAAGGTGAGGCTGAGGAAGAGAGTGACTTGGACGTGTCCCCCGGTTCTCCTCGCTACCCGCAGCTGCCGGGAGGCGGCACCCAG agttTTATTAATCAagataaaagagaagaaacagaagatgaAGATAAATCAAAATCATTTATGCAGAAACATGAGCAGAAAATCAGACATTTTG gTATGTTAAGTCGATGGGATGATAGTCAGAGATTTTTGTCTGACCATCCATACCTTGTATGTGAAGAAACTGctaaatatcttattttatggTGTTTTCATCTAGAAGCTGAACAG AAAGGGGCTCTGATGGAACAAATAGCACATCAAGCAGTTGTAATGCAGTTTATTATGGAAATGGCCAAAAACTGTAATGTGGATCCAAGAGGATGTTTTCGCTTATTTTTCCAGAAAGCCAAA GCAGAGGAAGAAGGTTATTTTGAAGCATTCAAAAATGAACTTGAAGCTTTCAAGTCAAGAGTAAGACTTTATTCTCAATCACCAAGTTTCCAACCTATGACAGTTCAGAATAATGTTCCCCATTCTGGTGTTGGATCTATAGGTTTATTAGAATCCTTACCACAG aatccAGATTATCTTCAGTATTCTATCAATACAGCTCTCTGCAGTTTAAACTCAGTGGTACATAAAGATGATGATGAACCCAAAATGATGGACACTGTATAA